The stretch of DNA ATAGTGGGCTATAGCAGTAGCTAAGTAATTTAGTGGTTTTGTAAAAATACtaagaaaaattgaaaaaaaaaatgacagaaCTTTGCCTAAAAATTGACATAGCTCATCAGCATTTCATAGTTCATGATTCATACAAATACATGAGTACATCACAAGTGAATACAAGTGGAGAATACTTGACAATTTAACAATACATAGTTCTACACAAGACGAACAGAACCATTACTTGACAATTTAAATAGTTCATCACTAGAGGATCATGACCATTACTTGGCAAAATAGAAATATCAAGTTCAATAGAGTAGATTGTTCTAATCAGATTCAGATTTGCTGTCAATACAAAGTGCAAACATGAATATTTCTCATTCACACAAGGTAATTCATTGAATCGAGAAGATCGGGAATGAGGAGCTACCTGCCATTAGAGAAGGAATGCTcggttcttcttcttcactgGATAAGTGGACAGAGCGAGGAGCAGGAACGgagccgagcggcggccgctGCCGTGCCGCGTGCCAAGCCAAGcagaaccgccgccgccgagcagagCCCAGTCCCGCAGCCGCCCCGAGCCTGTCCGCCGCCGAgcccctccgccgcggcgcagAGCCACGCCGCCACCCCGCAAAACCGCCGCCGGCTCGCACgggaaagggagagggagagagaggagaagggcGGAGAACGTGGATACAGATCTGGCTTcgagcggaggaggcggcgagtggcgacggcgacggggaaacccaatttgaattttgggcGTTGTTGTAGGTTCAAGGTCTGAATACTTATCAGTTACTACCTGTGTAATTTCCAGGCTAACGTCATATGACATGCACGTGCTTCTCGTAGCATTTTTAACATCTCACACAACTAGGGCAACATTGCTTGGATCATGAAATTATCGCAATCCATCTAATTAATCACGAAGAAAATTAAAGAACATGACACCAAAACTTTAGATTGTTGAAGGAATAACTAACAGATGAACTCTGCAAGAAAGTGCAGCATGTCTGCTCCTCTAGTTGTGTCATCTACTATACAGTGGTGTAAAGGCCTATGTAAATGGAAATTTCGACAAATAATTCTTCTGCGCTGTGAAGGACATAAGAACCTAGTATTTGGTACAGGTATCAACAAGGCAATGTCAAAAATTAGTTCTAGTTCTTGGCTACAAGGGCAAAAACATTTCTGTTGCATGGCTTCTGTCGTTTCTTTACACCATATAGAATAACCAGGTGAATTTGGATATGTCAGCCATATGTGGTTCTCTTCTCATGTAGAGAGTCTGTGGAATCACTCTCAGCTTGGATCATTGCTTTCTTGGCGAGTTCGTAGCCTGCAAAGTTCATTGCTCCAAGAGGAGCAATCCAGAAGAAGCGAGGGATTGCACCCTTGAACAGCCCAAGAGGACCCTCGTTTCGAAGGATGGAGAAGACTATCAACTGCATGGTGACTGGTGTGCCTGGTGGAGCAGTCATCATTCGAGTCTTCATCACATCAAAGGGAGTGGTGACAACCGCTGCAAGTCCTCCAGAAAACGCTCCCACTGCAACAGTTTCCCATGGTTCTAAGTCTCTGTTCAAGACATGTTGTGCCGCCTGCAATAATGGGCATGATCGTTAGATTCATCAAGGCACATGgcatagttataaatataatgggACTGCAGCATAAACTATATATTCCAAACCAAAGtctattaaaagaaaatatttaacaaCTGACTTAACTATGTTTTGATGCCTAATGCGtgcaaaattaaacatctaaGGAAAATAGTGAactgacaaaaaaataaaaaccagaagaaaacaaaacagccTACTCTGGGCACCTTTGAGGAAAATaacacaagtaaaataattaagtaCAAGGGCATTAGTTTATAGAGAGATGAATAGAAGAAAAACCCCATTGTGCTTCCATTTTGCAGTCAATTCAAATTCATGACATTCAAATCTGCTGATTTGATAGTAAGCTTTAAATATCGAACAAAGGCAGCTCACTGCAGGCCTTTCagtcaaaaaaatatggatggaaGAATGCCAATTTTAAGGTatggtaaaagaaaatacGAAGAAAATTCACAGTACCTTTTTAGCTTCTGCATAAAGGCACATTCCGGCAACATAGAAAGGAACCTCTCGGCAAAGAGTGGCCCCAGTCCCACGAAAGAAGCCCTTTGGACCATCTTTTTGCATGGTGCCAACAATGGCTTCCCCTACATTATTGAAGATTCCAGCCTGCAAACGCTGCTTGAGAACCTCACAAGGAATACGGACTGCTGTTCCAAGGATGGTGCTGCAGAAGGAAGAGAGTGATTGAACCTGCAAAAGGAACATCATatgatccttttttttttttttttgccaataTAGTACCTGCTCAAATTTTAAACAGGTTTATTCAGGCAGACAATTTTCACAGCAAATAGGCTTAGCTCTGAGTTGTGTGAGAATAATCAGGTCTTACTTGATAAGCTTAGTTTGGTCAAAAGCCATATCAACATGTTTAATTAGCAGAGGGCTCGAGGCAGGTTACATGTTTAATAAGCAGAGGGTTGGGAATTCCAGATATACGCGTCAATGTGGCACATCCAAATTTCACACAAGGAATAGGGAAGTATACCTGAATATCTGGAAGTGTTGGAGCAACACTTTTCAAGACAAGCTTGCTTGCCTCAAATATCCCTGTTCTCAAACCATGGCTGCAAGTGACAGGATGTTAATATGCAGTCCATATACAAATTTGCCCCTAAAACTCTGAAATAACAGTGACCTTGAAAACTGTCCAAGAATTGCAGGGATAGAGCCCCGATAAAGTCCTCGGATCCCTATTTGTGGAAGTGTTGATATGAGATCTGGAAATGAAAGTGAAGATGCTTGTACACGTGTCTGATACAGTACAGAAAACGAAAAAGCTTGAATTAGAAGTGCCCATGGAACTGCACGATTTCTCATCCAGAAAGATAAAGATTAATTGACTCTAATGTAAAATCTAGCCATTATGTTCACTGTAGGTAATGCTTTGTCGAATAAACTCAATATGATGTTATTCATGGAGAATGAACTCAAAATGACATATTGCAAGTATAAAGGTCCCACCAGGGCCAGTGTGCAATATGTATTTCTATTTGATTGCATACCAGCCACTGCCATGGAGCTTGCTAGTAGTAGAAGGTGCTTGCCATAATTATCGTGCAATTTAGTATGTTGGTCTTTGACATCAATCACTCTTATCATTAAGACATCCtattctaagaaatgctatCAAGGCATAGTTGAATCAATGCTACGGTAAGCAATCACATATTAAGTTGTTCACACTAAAAGGATAAAAGTAACATGTTTCTGTACCTTCATTGAATCAATGGGATGCATCATGGAGGTAGAAAGTGCACTAGCAAGACCTCCAGCTAACGCAGACTTCAGAACACTTCCTGTCGATATCTCTACAGGTGGTGGGACAGCAACCAAAGTAGCAGCTTCAAACCAAATGTTCCTAAACGCATTTGCAATTGAAGAAATGAGTTAAGTGGAAAGATTAGTATCAAATGCCAAGAGAAGATAaccaaaaacaatatattatttccATGCCTGATCAGATGTCCAACTTTCATGCAGGATTACTATGTAATGTTTCAAGATGCAAATTTGTTCCCACACGATATATCAAACATACCGAGGGTCATCTTCAAGGCGCTCTGAAGGAAGCAGGAGCATGAAATTGCGAAAATGGCTATATGAGATGGATTGTTCTGAATCTGCATTTAAGTACCGCAGCATGGCAGCAGCATTATCTTCATTGGCTGGAAGGCCTGCACTTTTTAAAGATGCAAggatttgatttttgtgaAGTGTCCCAGACTTGCTCAAACACAGTGTTGTGTATGCACGCAGTATTGTTGGCTCCTTCTGCTCCATCAAGGATAGAAATTGTTTCCACCCAATTGATTTTGAAAACAAGTTACTTCTGGTGCGCCGTAAAAATTCCCGAGCATACCTCCTCGGCAATCGCCTCTTTCTCATTGCAATTTCAAGGTCTTCTAGAGTGACTTGACCATCGCAATCTCTGTCCAACTCCTCAAAGAATCGCTTTCCTGCAGAAGGCAAGCCGAAAGGAGAAAGTTAAGATAACAATATGCAAGAGTtaccattattcatttccaATAGAAGAACAAAGCAACCATAtcagaaataatatttcagTGATATTGATGGCAGTCGTAGTAACACAGCAGCAAGCGAATGTGGAGCTCAAGTTATGTATAGATGATTGTACAGTACCGAGGCATTGGGAAATTTGTGTTATCCATattctgaaatctgaatgACAAGTCTAAAGTAGTGGGTTGGGTACCTTCAAATTCAGCATATCTGAAGAAGTCGTGCACAGAGAAGAGCTTCTTTTTATCAGGATGGGCATCGGGTGATGTGGTTGACCTGCCAACCAGCTGGGGAAGTAGCTCAATCAGCTCGGTGAGTGAAACCGTGGAAAGTGTGGAGCGCAGCCGCTCGACGTTGGACAAGGGGATGTTGAGCAGGCGAACAGGTAATCTGTGTGGCAGTGGTGGAGTATCATCATTAGCAGTCACAATATCTTGAGgttggtcgtcgtcgtcggagacgGAGGCTGGAGGTGgggtgccggtgccggtgccggtgaTGCCATGGCCCCCAACCTTGGCGAAACCCAAATTGGAGAGGAAGCCATCGAAATCGGCCTTCTTCCCACGGATTGCTGACTCTAATTGGTGGAGATGCGGTTGGAATTCCTTGGCTTTGTGGTCCAGCAGGCGTAGGTTATGGGCTAAGGCGTCGAAGGCAATGCAGAGGAGGTCTCCAGAGAGGGGCTTGTGGAGGAAATTGGTGACAACGacatggaggtggaggaggcagTCGGGCttgcgctgctgctgctgcttgggaTTGGGATTGGGATTGGATCcagggaaggggaaggggaggcggaggcggaggcggtggcgggcggcggcgaggagagggTGCTCAGGTGACATGCTTAAGCCTCAGGGTTGCCTGAGTAAGCTTTGGTGGAGTGAATTCTCTCCGTCTCCGGTGAGCAGCAGCAAGCCATAGCCATAGCCACCACCAACATCTCACTATACATTctggagaagaggaagaggctGAGAAGCGGCGAGCCCGGCCGCATCGTCTAaacaaataaagtaaatattcgGGTAAAACCTTCAAACTCGTCGGAATAAATAAGGATcctaaaaataacatttaagaAATCATAGCTGTATGTATCAAACCTATACAATACACATACATAAGAGTAATGAATTATTAAACGCCACTAATATAGCAGTGACAAAAACTTAAATGGCTACTAATAGTCCGGTTAAATTTTACTCTTCATTTACCTGTTTAGCAAGCCGgccctaaaaaaaatcttcataTTTCGTGTGCGCTACAACGACCTATCGAAAATTTCTAAATCTTATGTATCGGCAACACTCTTATTCTCTTTCTATTTTCCCCTCCTACCCAATGCTTTACTATGGTTAACACCGATGAGACAGAGCAACGTGCGTGTACTAACATCATCGTAGAGAAGTTGATATGAGCGTCGTGACACACCATGATAGCCCTAGGCTTGGTATTTGAAGGCCAATGTTGGTCGTGTCGATTTGGCTATGCTAACCTCCCTCTGCCATAACATCATTGCCTACCCCTTCATCCTAGTATCGTTTAATACATCCTTCAACGTCGTTGATGAGGTTAAGTtgctcctctccctctccccttttTGACATTCTCAAGGTTTTCGGCTCAACAAGGAGAAGATTAGGGCAGAATTGCCAAATAGAGATTATGTCGATGGCAACAAGGCTTGGGAAGGAGACATCTAATGGAGGGTGAGTCAATGAAGTTGTAGGCACCAGTGGTAGGGCGATGTGCGCCTAGAGTTAGAAGCTCAGTGGTGTTGAGGTGAATCGGATGAAGCGGCAATCCAATAGGCGAGACAGAGCAAAGAGGAAAGAAACATCACTCGAACAAGTGGGATGGCCCAACCGCTAGATGACGGGAAGGTGAGAGACTGAATTTGGTGGGGCTTTGTCTCGCcaacattagttttttttattagtctacgttaatatttcaaattagtgtccaaaacatccgatgtgacatggggctaaaaagtttagccccatctaaacaaccctaaGTGAATTTGGGAATTTGGCTAGTCAAATGGCATAACAATCCAAATGGAGGGCCTGTTGGAGCAACGTTTTTGCTATGTTTACTAAACATTCAGTTTAGAAAAGCTTAACATTCTAAGAAGTAATATGTAAAAAGCGAGCTTCTCACAATCTAGAAAACCCAGGCTTTCCATCTTTTGACTTTCGGTCATTTTCtggattttataattataaatgctCAAGATATAAATGAGAATCTAGACAGTTTGGGAGTTGAAAATTCTGGGATAAGTTAAACTATCATCAGCTATCTCAAATATGCCCAAATTTTGACATGGAGAACTAGATGGAGAAacctgttgggatgctcttagtaAATCTCCACCTTCCTAAGCTCTTGTATCCAAAAAAATCCGTTAGTTTCAAGGGCTTGGGTGGCGTACATGGATGCAAAACTACGATATGTGTGGCCTTTTCCATATTGAGACTTGCCTACTTTATGGGACCTAAGTCTTTCCATCAAATTTGTGTTGGATCGATCTAAACCCCATGTACTTAAAAATCACTCTAATTATAGAAGTTAATTAAAACGGTTTCGATTGTTAAAGGTGATTTGTTAAGCAGTTTTGAAGTTGGGTGGtgcaattaaaaaaacgaGATATTTGACCAACTAAATGGCCTTATcctagtaaaaaaatactttatgtatgtgtttggcatatttataaacaaaaaataatttgtgaatatatatacatgttgttttagcgatctaaaaggaaagactgaaaaataaactttgatgaaaaaactcaaaatcaattttaaatttaaggctaactatttaaatttgccttgtaaacataaaacaaaGCGAAAAGCGAGGGTGTAACTATTATTCCAAGGCAAACAAATGCAGTGCACACAATTATAGCATCACAGATTAGTTGTTGATAGTTTCCTCAGGTGACATCGTGAAGCCTCAACCAAAAATTTGTGGAGCACAAATCACCAACATCCTATAAGGGGTTgtctttttagccccatgtcacattggatgtttgaacactaatttgaagtattaaacatatacgaataaaaaaaactaatttcataaataagagctaatccgcgagacgaattttttgagcagcaaatgtttactgtagcatcgcataggttaattatggattaattagccttattagattcgtctcgtgaattagtccaagattatggataagttttattaagagTCTaagtttactatttataataagtgtctaaatatccgatgtgactagagactaaactttagtcctagaaacaaacacccctaaGAGATTCATTCACATAAGCTATTAGCTCAGTTTACGTTCATGTGACAAGGAAtacttaggggttgtttagatggggctaaactttttagtcccatgtcacatcgaatatttggacactaatttaaagtattaaacatagactaataaaaaacctaatttcataaatgagtggtaatccgtgagacgaattttgtaagcctaattaatccataattagagcatgtttacggtaatatcacataggctaatcatggattaattaggttcaatagattcgtctcgcgaattattccaagattatggatgagttttattaatagtctatatttactatttataataagcatccaaacattcgatgggacaagggactaaaaataagtccctgTCCCAAACATCACCTTAGTCAGCTCAGTTTTAGCTTGTTGTTACACCATGCAATTTCTAGATGAAACAGCAACAGCCTGGCTACAAGATGCAAATCATCACAAAAAcagttgaaaaaaattaatcgcCACAAATTACTAATCAATTACATAATCTGGAAGAGCTCAGCTGTAACTTTGAGCTGATACCAATAACAGAttgaaaaattcaataaaACAAGCCAAGCATCATAGACCAGTAGGCAAGTCACTACAGTTTGAGAAAGCAACTTTAAGCACTTAATGATAGCCTCATTAAAATGTCAAGGACCACATTAAAAAAGTATGAGGGGGTAATTGTAGGAATTTTTAGAGGttaataaaaaccaaaaccacATCATTTCaatcacccccccccccccaccaccTCAGGGGATATTTGTATGGCGAATCGCTTCACAGATTAGCTAAAATAGGAATGAAACCGTAAGGATTAAGGGAAAAGTACTCTATCCAAACATGCGTTAAAATTGATAACAACATGTGAATAACTAAGGCAACAATTAGATACCATGATGCATGTAGATCAACTATTgttgtaaagaaaaaatacagtgcagataattattgtatgaCAGATTAGGTACTAATAGCTCCTACACAAAGCATTGTGTATGCTCAACCAAAAATACGTGGAGCGCAAAATCCTTCAGCAACATTCTCTAAAAGACCCATTAATATAAGCTATAAGCTCAGGTTTACGGCCAGGTGACAAGGAATACCTGGTCTACTCAGTTTTAACTTGTAATTAGACCATATACATGTTGATACTATCAGGATGCAGGCACTAGATGAAAGAGCACCAGCCTAGCTACAAGTTGTAAATCATCACAAAAACCATTGAAAAGAAGTAAACTTGCGAGATAAAGATTACAGTGACTACATAGAGAAGAATTCTAGTGCCAGAGCAAAGCCTAAGCTAAAGTTAATATGAAGCTAATCAGTAGACAGGAACACTCAATTACCCAATTAAATGATGCAAACTAGTAGTAGCATAGAGATACAGCAAGTAATAGATGTAGTAGTAGAAACAGATGAGGTGTGGCAATTGAAGTATTGAGAGGCAtcctgaagaagaagatgcaGCAATTGTTTGAAACAAGCccaagtaattaattagccaCAATTGTTTGAAACAAGGTAGGAGAAAACAGTAAGGGCACCATAAACCTGCACTAGAGTATAATTCGCTGGGAGATGTAGCAAAGAACTCAGCAAGGATCCATCCATCAATCCATAGAACCTATTACTAGCTAGGTTGTCTTCGTTCGtacaaaaaaacaacaatatcaTGTGATCCTGATCCGATCTGATCTGAGGGGAAAGGATGGAttaggcggaggcggaagcggaggcggcggtgcgggagCGGTAGAGCTTGCCGAAGACGTGGAGGGCGGTGACGAAGCCTATGAAGCAGAGCGACATGACGAGCACCATGGTGGGGGAGAGGCGCAGGCCCGGCGCCTCGTCGGTGTAGAAGCGCAGCATGTTGctaccgccggcgccggagaagcCCCCGGAGCCGCCGGTGgtggaggcgcggcggcggcgcatgccGGCGGCCGCAGCGGGCGTGCCGCGGGGGCCGACGGTGGAcgggcgggcggaggcggcggcggcgccgacggagGACTGGGACTGCGAGGAGGAGCGAGCCATGGATGCGATCCGATGCGTtgaggagacgacgacgactagtCTAGTAATGGATCTCgcctcgctctcgctctcgctcgaTCTATCTGCCTCCGCTCCACAGCTACCAGTAACAAGGGGCCCACTGGTCAGTCAGTCATACAGTACATTGCCTCCTCCTTTTACTCTACGCATATTCAATAGCATGCTTAAAAATTATCTATCTAAATCACAATTTAGCGAAAAGATTTCATCTCCATATTGGTATGCACTCTAAATGCTCTTCATCCTTGCCCTCTAAATCCTAACGGCGAGTTACCActgtataaattttgaaaactccAATATCTTCGACATCCCTCTCATAtctattatctatatttttctagaaaGTGTGGGCACATCTAGATGAAATTCATGGCTAGTCATCTAACTCGGTATAAGACAAGCTTGGAAGATTTGGCCGTTGAGAGAGCAAGTTTAGCTATTCAGATGATATGACAAGTCATTTGAGTagttttttggaaactaaattttaaataatttgatatagaGTCATTTGATCATTCTCTTAGAGATACTCTAATTTTAGACTCAAATGGCATGTTTGGCTAGAATGGGGAAGGGGAATGAGAGTTTAGAGCAGGGAGTTAATGGTGGGACCGTGGGAAGGGTTATGGGAGTTAGATTTATAGTTATTATCTCTTGTTTGGTTAGAATGGAGATTGCCAATAATGATATTCGAGGGTCTTTAAAACCTCTGATTGACTAGTGAAATTAGGAATGAGACGAAAGTTTAACATCAATAAAATGCTCATGGGCTAATTTATAAACTCGATCGCTTTTACGAACAACTCAGTATGGAATATGCTTGTCGGACTTCTTTGACAATCATGTCAGCATCAGAAAAATTGATAGAAATATGCTCTTACGCATCAATTGGGTAGTGATGTTGTGTTAATGTGTGGTTTAGTGCATCAGGTTATAAGGATTACATGTAAATTAGTTTCACCAATCGTAGCAAAGAagtcattatttatttaattatttgagttTATATGTATCGAATTCCCAATTCCCAGCCGATATAGCCTTCGACTTTACCCATCAGCTGATTGAGCCCACTATCGTTGTTGAGTTTGTTGATGGCTCCTCATGGTCCAATCATCTTTCATCTCTTAGGTAGGATTGCTTCTTGCATTATATTTGAGACATGTTCCAACTAATCTTATGGCCACGTTCGCCcccctctaagttaactttatctccctcgttttccgcgcgcacacttaccgaattgctaaacggtgtaatttttgcaaaaattttctataggaaaattattttaaaaaaatcatattaatctattttatatttttttaataattaatgattaattaatcatatactaatctattactatgtttttcgcgcagataagttaacttatcccccttaccccgaacgcggcctatgtcaaagatgattattttttttcatctatttgcaaaaataatattttgattgcACCCTTAATTACTACTCTCCGcttcatattgtaaaactttctacCCTTGCTTGGATTCATCCATTAATTAATGCATACAAtttattcattagcatcca from Oryza brachyantha chromosome 12, ObraRS2, whole genome shotgun sequence encodes:
- the LOC102706510 gene encoding calcium-dependent mitochondrial ATP-magnesium/phosphate carrier protein 1-like; this encodes MSPEHPLLAAARHRLRLRLPFPFPGSNPNPNPKQQQQRKPDCLLHLHVVVTNFLHKPLSGDLLCIAFDALAHNLRLLDHKAKEFQPHLHQLESAIRGKKADFDGFLSNLGFAKVGGHGITGTGTGTPPPASVSDDDDQPQDIVTANDDTPPLPHRLPVRLLNIPLSNVERLRSTLSTVSLTELIELLPQLVGRSTTSPDAHPDKKKLFSVHDFFRYAEFEGKRFFEELDRDCDGQVTLEDLEIAMRKRRLPRRYAREFLRRTRSNLFSKSIGWKQFLSLMEQKEPTILRAYTTLCLSKSGTLHKNQILASLKSAGLPANEDNAAAMLRYLNADSEQSISYSHFRNFMLLLPSERLEDDPRNIWFEAATLVAVPPPVEISTGSVLKSALAGGLASALSTSMMHPIDSMKTRVQASSLSFPDLISTLPQIGIRGLYRGSIPAILGQFSSHGLRTGIFEASKLVLKSVAPTLPDIQVQSLSSFCSTILGTAVRIPCEVLKQRLQAGIFNNVGEAIVGTMQKDGPKGFFRGTGATLCREVPFYVAGMCLYAEAKKAAQHVLNRDLEPWETVAVGAFSGGLAAVVTTPFDVMKTRMMTAPPGTPVTMQLIVFSILRNEGPLGLFKGAIPRFFWIAPLGAMNFAGYELAKKAMIQAESDSTDSLHEKRTTYG
- the LOC121056008 gene encoding protein transport protein Sec61 subunit beta-like codes for the protein MARSSSQSQSSVGAAAASARPSTVGPRGTPAAAAGMRRRRASTTGGSGGFSGAGGSNMLRFYTDEAPGLRLSPTMVLVMSLCFIGFVTALHVFGKLYRSRTAASASASA